From one Pseudobdellovibrionaceae bacterium genomic stretch:
- a CDS encoding OmpA family protein, whose product MRRKPKPAEHEDSTERWLVSYADFITLMFAFFTVLYATSDINIEKSKGFQESIQKYLIRFGAAGGSGDEVNQGVRENSPIQPPIRTYQIGEEETRATLEKAEIFVEEKLMGGKGQKLIQDVVAIENGVRITLAAPLVYAEDSVKFRPDYLEAIDTICDFLKSLGKQVVVESHMDSGRLANTSYPSHWEFAAARASTFVRYLVRRHEFKESSLSAVSYGASRPLFASSDTKNRSKNQRLDLLILTE is encoded by the coding sequence ATGAGGCGAAAACCCAAGCCAGCAGAACATGAGGATAGCACGGAGCGATGGCTTGTTTCCTATGCGGATTTTATTACGTTGATGTTTGCGTTTTTTACGGTTCTTTATGCGACGAGCGATATCAATATAGAAAAGAGCAAGGGCTTTCAAGAGTCCATCCAAAAGTACCTGATACGTTTTGGGGCCGCTGGCGGATCTGGGGATGAAGTGAACCAGGGGGTTCGTGAAAACAGTCCGATTCAGCCTCCCATTCGCACCTACCAGATTGGTGAAGAGGAGACGCGGGCCACGCTGGAAAAGGCTGAGATTTTCGTCGAAGAAAAGCTCATGGGGGGCAAGGGACAAAAACTTATCCAGGATGTGGTGGCCATCGAAAATGGTGTGCGGATCACTTTAGCGGCGCCACTTGTCTACGCCGAGGACTCGGTAAAGTTCCGTCCGGACTATCTTGAAGCTATTGATACCATCTGTGATTTCCTTAAGTCTTTGGGAAAACAGGTGGTGGTGGAAAGCCACATGGACAGCGGACGACTGGCAAATACAAGCTACCCAAGCCACTGGGAGTTTGCCGCCGCCCGCGCCTCAACATTTGTCCGCTACCTGGTTCGAAGGCACGAATTCAAGGAGAGCAGCCTATCGGCTGTGAGTTACGGGGCTTCGCGACCATTGTTTGCATCATCGGACACCAAAAATCGGTCCAAGAATCAGCGTTTGGATCTTCTCATCCTGACCGAATAG
- a CDS encoding flagellar motor protein translates to MDLLTILGLLVGIGGILFGNAIEGGHVIALIQLAAAFIVFGGTFGATMVANTMEDFRMGIRLLADAFKADDEARMKTIADEIILSAQLARRESILAVEARLSNFTSDYMKNVFRFMIDGTDPSVLKDIFEKEMDLDESRRLAGAKIWTDAGGFAPTIGIIGAVLGLIHVMANLTDTSALGQGIAVAFVATIYGVGSANLVFLPIANKIKRKIHIQTETKQMIVDGAVAILTGLNPYIIEEKIRAYALKPGEKVTHP, encoded by the coding sequence ATGGATTTACTTACGATTCTTGGTCTTCTCGTCGGCATTGGCGGAATTTTGTTTGGAAATGCCATTGAGGGCGGGCATGTTATAGCCCTGATTCAACTGGCAGCAGCCTTTATCGTGTTTGGTGGAACCTTTGGTGCCACCATGGTTGCGAACACGATGGAAGACTTCAGAATGGGAATTCGTCTGTTGGCGGACGCCTTCAAGGCTGACGATGAAGCACGAATGAAGACCATCGCAGATGAAATCATTCTTTCCGCCCAGTTGGCCCGTCGGGAGTCGATTCTAGCAGTTGAGGCTCGGCTAAGCAATTTCACCAGCGATTATATGAAAAACGTTTTTCGTTTTATGATCGACGGCACAGACCCGTCTGTCCTAAAGGATATTTTTGAAAAAGAAATGGACTTGGATGAATCTCGTCGGCTGGCTGGTGCCAAGATTTGGACAGACGCGGGAGGTTTTGCCCCCACGATTGGCATTATTGGTGCGGTCCTTGGACTGATTCACGTTATGGCAAATCTCACCGACACCTCAGCCCTGGGGCAGGGCATAGCGGTTGCATTCGTGGCGACCATCTATGGTGTAGGATCAGCTAACCTGGTATTCCTGCCTATTGCCAACAAGATCAAGCGCAAGATCCACATTCAGACGGAGACCAAACAAATGATTGTGGATGGAGCCGTGGCCATTTTGACCGGTCTCAATCCGTATATTATCGAAGAAAAGATCCGCGCCTATGCGCTTAAGCCAGGGGAAAAGGTCACACATCCATGA
- a CDS encoding flagellar FlbD family protein, translating to MIIVHRLSGIPLFVNPDLIMYLESSPDTVITFRGGEKLPVKETINELQIRILDYRRSFSAATEFGAHPPPQD from the coding sequence ATGATTATTGTTCACAGGCTCAGTGGAATTCCCCTATTCGTGAATCCCGATTTGATCATGTATCTTGAGTCCTCTCCTGACACGGTCATCACATTTCGCGGAGGGGAAAAGCTTCCTGTAAAAGAGACTATCAACGAACTGCAAATTCGAATACTGGATTATAGGCGATCGTTTAGTGCAGCAACTGAGTTTGGGGCACATCCACCACCACAGGACTGA
- a CDS encoding cyclic nucleotide-binding domain-containing protein encodes MADKNVLQNVYLFKGLNAEQIAAISEIATVNTYNPTDEIFGQGDQARAAYFIKFGSVRITQKTQSGDTVEVATLGTGSHFGEMPFLDSEVRSASAVAIEKTDLVEIPYDKLQQLLATNPPIAVHFFRELAHFLAGRLRITTNDLNFARERNLSHF; translated from the coding sequence ATGGCCGACAAGAATGTTTTACAAAACGTTTATCTCTTTAAGGGTCTCAATGCAGAGCAAATTGCGGCGATCAGCGAGATTGCGACGGTCAATACCTACAATCCAACGGATGAAATCTTCGGCCAGGGTGATCAGGCAAGGGCCGCGTATTTCATTAAGTTCGGCTCTGTTCGCATTACCCAAAAAACCCAGTCAGGAGACACCGTTGAGGTAGCCACATTGGGTACGGGTAGCCATTTTGGCGAGATGCCATTTTTGGATTCAGAAGTTCGCTCAGCCTCTGCCGTTGCCATTGAAAAGACAGACCTGGTGGAGATTCCATACGATAAGCTTCAACAGTTGTTGGCTACAAATCCTCCCATTGCTGTTCACTTCTTCAGGGAGCTGGCTCACTTTCTTGCCGGTCGTTTAAGAATCACGACTAACGACTTGAACTTTGCGAGAGAAAGAAACCTCAGTCACTTTTGA
- a CDS encoding NAD-dependent epimerase/dehydratase family protein, producing the protein MKALVTGATGFVGSWLTRELCQRGFDVRIICRNPHSVADWADFPVEIVAGDVTQPDSLASACQGVHSVFHLAGVVGYSRAMRAVMEKVNVEGTRNMVQAALDQNVQRFIHMSSVVAVGASFDGKPLNEDSPFNVGHLNLGYFETKRKAEELVRLAVNENGLNAVMLNPSTIYGPGDAKKGSRNTQVKVAKGKFPFYTSGGVSIISVEEIVSGVLAAWEKGRTGERYILSGENITIKELFQIIASEAGVKPPGVYLPNPVVHALGKLGDALEAIGKKGPINTENAWTSTLFHWFDSSKAKRELGLNPKPAREAVAASVRWMKENHVI; encoded by the coding sequence ATGAAAGCACTGGTAACCGGAGCAACGGGCTTTGTTGGCTCCTGGCTCACGCGTGAACTTTGCCAACGAGGCTTCGATGTCCGCATCATCTGTAGAAATCCACATTCTGTAGCCGACTGGGCAGATTTTCCGGTCGAGATTGTCGCCGGAGATGTTACTCAACCCGACAGCCTGGCTTCGGCCTGTCAAGGTGTTCACAGCGTCTTCCACTTAGCCGGAGTCGTGGGCTACTCTCGGGCCATGCGCGCGGTCATGGAGAAGGTCAATGTCGAGGGCACCAGGAACATGGTGCAGGCAGCACTGGACCAAAATGTACAGAGATTTATCCACATGAGCTCAGTTGTCGCGGTTGGTGCCAGTTTTGATGGAAAACCTCTTAATGAAGACTCTCCTTTTAACGTTGGCCACTTGAATCTTGGCTACTTTGAAACCAAACGTAAGGCTGAGGAATTGGTACGTTTGGCCGTCAACGAAAATGGCTTGAATGCTGTGATGTTAAATCCATCAACAATTTATGGGCCCGGTGATGCAAAAAAAGGCAGTCGTAACACCCAAGTGAAGGTGGCAAAAGGTAAGTTTCCCTTCTACACTTCCGGAGGCGTTAGCATCATATCGGTCGAAGAGATTGTGAGCGGTGTTTTGGCCGCTTGGGAAAAGGGCCGCACCGGTGAGCGATATATCCTTTCAGGAGAGAACATCACCATCAAGGAGCTCTTTCAGATTATTGCCTCTGAGGCCGGCGTGAAACCTCCGGGCGTGTATCTACCCAATCCGGTTGTACACGCTCTTGGAAAGCTCGGCGATGCCCTCGAAGCCATAGGAAAAAAGGGGCCTATCAACACCGAAAACGCCTGGACAAGCACACTCTTCCACTGGTTCGATTCAAGCAAAGCAAAGAGGGAACTTGGGCTTAATCCTAAGCCGGCACGGGAGGCAGTTGCAGCCAGTGTTCGCTGGATGAAAGAAAATCATGTCATTTGA
- a CDS encoding transglycosylase domain-containing protein, with translation MSFDRTKTIIAFTAFPALSLLLLGIGFSLVVLTLPDVKQLKSCMTTTMNRVELCTKKETYVPLNKISPYLIDAVIVSEDASFRQHDGFDWFEIRQSFSTNLKRGKLARGGSTITQQLAKNAFLDGSKSLLRKVREALLTREIESLLTKDEILERYLNVVELGPNIFGVKKAASYYFNKSPADLNILESAYIAFLLPNPSVHHTYFEKKALTEYARQRVLGICLRLFRFGKIEKDDLEIANFRVLEFPWEGLSWTRTELMDAVDELLIDEAGSSDSSFPAFEQDLPESDPDLPTLGQPGRDDDGPWDSIPDQEQIDDAGGEPSDEDADTLPQEESAPNQSDDGLEPEAHIDPEPTEE, from the coding sequence ATGTCATTTGATCGCACAAAAACAATCATTGCCTTTACCGCCTTTCCCGCTCTCAGCCTCTTGCTCCTCGGAATTGGGTTCTCACTGGTCGTATTAACATTGCCTGATGTCAAGCAGCTCAAGTCTTGCATGACGACGACAATGAACAGGGTCGAGCTCTGCACCAAAAAGGAAACCTATGTTCCTCTTAACAAGATTTCCCCGTATTTGATTGATGCGGTCATCGTCTCAGAAGATGCTTCCTTTCGGCAACACGATGGATTTGATTGGTTTGAGATTAGGCAGAGCTTTTCCACTAATCTCAAGCGCGGAAAGTTGGCTCGTGGAGGGTCCACCATCACCCAGCAACTGGCAAAAAACGCTTTTCTGGACGGCTCGAAGAGTTTGCTACGTAAGGTGCGGGAGGCTCTGCTAACCCGGGAGATCGAGTCTCTGCTGACTAAAGATGAAATCCTTGAACGCTACCTCAATGTTGTGGAGCTGGGACCTAATATTTTTGGCGTCAAAAAGGCTGCCTCGTACTACTTCAACAAGAGTCCGGCCGATCTAAATATTTTGGAGTCGGCCTATATTGCCTTTTTGCTGCCCAACCCCTCTGTTCATCACACCTATTTTGAAAAGAAGGCCCTGACCGAATACGCGCGACAACGGGTTTTAGGAATCTGCCTGAGACTGTTTCGCTTCGGGAAAATTGAAAAAGACGACCTGGAGATAGCAAATTTTCGCGTGTTGGAGTTCCCGTGGGAGGGCTTATCCTGGACAAGAACTGAGTTAATGGATGCCGTTGATGAGCTGTTAATCGATGAGGCTGGCTCCTCGGACTCCAGCTTTCCCGCTTTCGAACAGGATCTTCCTGAATCCGATCCCGACCTCCCAACCCTCGGCCAACCCGGCAGGGATGACGACGGCCCCTGGGATAGTATCCCTGACCAGGAACAAATCGATGATGCTGGTGGCGAGCCTTCAGACGAAGATGCGGACACTTTGCCTCAAGAAGAGTCCGCGCCCAATCAAAGTGATGACGGGCTAGAGCCCGAGGCCCATATTGACCCAGAACCAACAGAAGAGTAG
- a CDS encoding ABC transporter permease, with protein MTAVQRFFGDIFSFPSWGRGVWAVWLRNFLYFRHTLVISVFWVVFEPLLYLLAIGYGVGYFVGEIEGVPYSQFFFPALMATSGMFVAFFEGSYGGFTKLARQKTYNTILLSPVEASEIVLGEILWAASKGFFSVVAVAVVGLTQGLVDTWLIFPTLLVLGMLCWVSSAFGLLMASYAKNYDWFVYAQSGFIIPMSLFSGTYFPLHHLPDLIQQAAYLLPLTHAVMAARSLLQGDVGSTLFLNVGVLFALGFLLANWATSRMERRIYY; from the coding sequence ATGACAGCGGTTCAGCGTTTTTTTGGAGACATCTTTAGTTTCCCTAGTTGGGGACGTGGGGTCTGGGCAGTTTGGCTGAGAAACTTTCTCTATTTTCGCCACACCCTTGTTATTTCTGTTTTTTGGGTGGTGTTTGAACCTCTTCTCTATCTTTTGGCCATTGGTTATGGCGTCGGGTATTTTGTCGGCGAAATAGAAGGTGTTCCATACTCCCAATTCTTCTTTCCCGCACTGATGGCGACTTCTGGGATGTTCGTGGCCTTCTTTGAGGGTTCGTATGGTGGATTTACCAAGTTGGCTCGACAAAAAACGTACAACACGATTCTCTTAAGCCCCGTGGAGGCGTCGGAAATTGTTCTCGGGGAAATACTTTGGGCGGCGTCAAAGGGCTTCTTTAGTGTCGTCGCTGTTGCTGTTGTTGGTTTGACACAGGGATTGGTGGACACCTGGCTCATTTTTCCCACGCTGTTGGTTCTGGGCATGTTGTGTTGGGTATCATCTGCCTTTGGGCTCCTCATGGCTTCTTACGCTAAAAACTACGATTGGTTTGTCTATGCCCAGTCTGGATTCATTATTCCAATGTCTCTGTTTAGTGGCACCTATTTTCCCCTTCACCATTTACCAGACCTCATTCAGCAGGCCGCCTACCTACTGCCTCTGACTCACGCCGTAATGGCGGCGAGATCTCTTCTTCAGGGTGATGTGGGTTCGACCTTGTTTTTAAACGTCGGAGTTTTATTTGCCCTTGGATTTCTCCTGGCCAATTGGGCGACGAGCCGAATGGAAAGGCGAATTTACTACTAA
- a CDS encoding ABC transporter ATP-binding protein has translation MSVVIEARNLVKEYNHKPVVDGLNLQINEGECFGILGPNGAGKTSAMRMMYCSSPVTSGELFVLGLNVKTNARKIKAKIGVVPQEDGLDPDFSVLDNLLIYSRYFNIPQKKARTQARELLRFMHLEEYDGRQVDTLSGGMKRRLTIARALLSDPQVLFLDEPTTGLDPQARFWIWEAMADLKKQGKSLVLTTHYMEEAERICDRIVLIDKGKILCEGSPRELINQHIGDEVVEFRLKLDEMEYYIRRIKEKFEYQIMNNRVRIFVKSGQDGRRALDDIDSDSILVRKASLDDVFLRLAGYELRP, from the coding sequence ATGTCTGTTGTGATTGAAGCCCGCAATTTGGTCAAAGAGTACAACCATAAGCCAGTGGTAGATGGACTAAATTTGCAAATCAATGAGGGCGAGTGCTTTGGCATTCTAGGCCCAAATGGGGCCGGAAAAACCAGTGCGATGAGGATGATGTACTGTAGCTCACCCGTTACAAGTGGAGAGCTTTTTGTCCTTGGCCTCAACGTTAAAACCAATGCGCGAAAGATTAAGGCCAAGATTGGCGTTGTTCCCCAGGAAGACGGATTAGATCCAGATTTTAGTGTTTTGGACAATCTGCTGATTTATTCCAGGTACTTTAACATTCCTCAAAAGAAGGCCCGAACCCAGGCCCGTGAGCTTTTGAGATTTATGCATCTGGAGGAATATGACGGTCGTCAGGTGGACACTCTCAGTGGTGGAATGAAACGACGCCTCACTATTGCGAGGGCACTTCTCAGTGACCCTCAGGTTTTATTTTTGGATGAGCCCACGACGGGCCTTGACCCACAGGCGCGGTTTTGGATCTGGGAGGCGATGGCCGACCTAAAAAAGCAGGGCAAATCTTTGGTCCTAACGACTCATTATATGGAAGAGGCCGAACGCATCTGCGATCGTATTGTGCTCATTGATAAGGGTAAGATCTTATGCGAAGGCAGCCCTCGTGAACTCATCAATCAGCACATTGGTGACGAGGTCGTTGAGTTTCGTCTGAAACTCGACGAGATGGAGTATTACATTCGACGAATCAAAGAGAAATTCGAATACCAAATTATGAACAATCGGGTGCGGATTTTCGTCAAGTCTGGCCAGGATGGTCGTCGGGCCCTTGATGACATTGATAGTGATAGCATTCTAGTGCGCAAAGCATCCCTGGATGACGTATTTCTTCGCTTGGCAGGGTATGAGCTTCGCCCCTAA